The sequence below is a genomic window from Candidatus Hydrogenedentota bacterium.
CGCGGAACCCATGGCCTGGAACCAGCCGTTCACCCCCCACAGCGCGACAAAGACCCAAAACGCCGTGGTGAACCCGAAGAGCACCAGGATGACCGCGGAGACCAGCAGGCCCGTGGACATCAGCCGCCCGATGTGGCTGCGGTCCGCGAGAAACCCGTTGATCAGTTTCCCGAAGGCGTAGGCGATGAAAAAGGCGAAGCCGATGGTGCCCAGTTGTTCCGCGTTCAGCACGCCCGAGTCTATAATCGGCTTCTTCGCTATCGAAATGGTCAGCCGGCAGACGTAGTAGAAACTGTACCCGAACACCAGCCCGAAGAAAACCGTCCGCCGCCTGTGCTCATAGATGCGCCGGATTTCCCCCGCGTCCGCAAGAATGGGCCTGTCGGGGCCGGTCTTGAAAAAATCCAGCATCCTCATCCCTTGCCCTTTCCGTCCTTGCGTTCCAGTCCCGGCCCCGCCGGTGCGGGCAACTGCGCGCCGCGCCCAAAGTTCAAATGTACTGCCCGCCGCACCCCGTTTCAAGTTTTTGCGGCCCGCCGTCAGTCGCCCCCCCGTTCGCAATTTCCGCGCCCATGCCGTATCATGGCAACGTTGCGGCCGCGCGCCGCAAAAAAAGGGAGAGCATGCCATGACCTCATTTATCGCCGTATGGGCGGCCGCGCAGTGCGCCGTCTTTTCCGCCGCCACCGAACCCATGGCCGTGTGGCTTGTGGACCCGCTGGTGAAGGTCTTCGCCGACGCAAGGCCGGACGGCGCACCCGCCGCGCCGATGGAGGCGGCGCGGGGCGAGCAGGCGACCTTCCAGGTGGTCATCCGCGCCGAACAGCCCCTCCGGGAGATGCGGGTGGCCGTGGACGCCCTGGCAACGGAGTCGGGCGCGGCGCTGACGGCGCGCGCGCCGCGCGCGGTGGGTTATGTGTTTGTGGACCGGCCCACGCAGAAGCCCTCAAAGGACCAGCTCCGCAGGCCCCCGGCGGACTACCCGGACGTGCTGCTGGAAACGGACACGGTGGACCTGGGCGCGGGCGAGTCGCGGCCCGTCTGGGTCACGGTGGACGTGCCCATGGACGCCGCGCCGGGAATCTACCGGGGCATGGCGCGGGTGTCGGCGCTCACGGAGGCGGGCGGGCTGAACGCCGCCGTGCCCCTGGAACTGGAGGTTTTCGCCGCGGCCGCGGGGCCGTCCCGCCTGTGGATGACCAACTGGTTCTCGATACAGTGGAGCCACATGGAGATCAGCCCGGAGCCGGACTCCGAGGAGTACTACGCGCTCATGCGCCGCTTTGCCCGGAACATGGCGGAGCACCGCCAGAACGTGGCCCTCATCTCGCCGCTCAGCCTGGCCAATTTCGGCGTGGACGCCTCGGGCGGGCTGACCGTGGACTTCGCCCGCTTTGACAAGTGGGTCCGGATTTTCAAGGAGGAGGGGGTCATCGGCCGCATCGAGGGCGGGCACTTCGGCGGGCGCGCCGGGGACTGGAACTCCACATTTGTGGCCTCCATCCGCAGCGTGGAGAACGGCGCCGTGAAGGCGTCCTCCGCCGCACCGGACTCACCCGAGGCGGAGGCCTTCTATGCCTGGTTCCTGCCGCAGTTGACAGCCCACCTGAAGGGGCAGGGCTGGATGGACTGCTATCTCCAGCATCTGGCGGACGAGCCCACAGAGAGCAACCGCGCGTCCTACCGCGCGCTGGCCGATTTGGTGCGGCGGCACGCCCCGGAATTGAAAATTGTCGAGGCCTGCCACGACAAGGACCTGGTCGGCGCCATTGACGTGTGGGTGCCCCAGTTGAACTACCTGCACGACAGCTTCGACCATTACCAGGCGCGCCAGGCGGCGGGCGACGAGGTCTGGCTCTACACCTGCGTCTTCCCCCAGGGCGAGTACGCCAACCGCTTCATCGAGCAGCCCCTCCTGAAGACCCGCGTCCTTCACTGGATTAACTACCGCTATGGCGTCACGGGCTACCTGCACTGGGGCTACAACCACTGGACCGCC
It includes:
- a CDS encoding DUF4091 domain-containing protein — encoded protein: MTSFIAVWAAAQCAVFSAATEPMAVWLVDPLVKVFADARPDGAPAAPMEAARGEQATFQVVIRAEQPLREMRVAVDALATESGAALTARAPRAVGYVFVDRPTQKPSKDQLRRPPADYPDVLLETDTVDLGAGESRPVWVTVDVPMDAAPGIYRGMARVSALTEAGGLNAAVPLELEVFAAAAGPSRLWMTNWFSIQWSHMEISPEPDSEEYYALMRRFARNMAEHRQNVALISPLSLANFGVDASGGLTVDFARFDKWVRIFKEEGVIGRIEGGHFGGRAGDWNSTFVASIRSVENGAVKASSAAPDSPEAEAFYAWFLPQLTAHLKGQGWMDCYLQHLADEPTESNRASYRALADLVRRHAPELKIVEACHDKDLVGAIDVWVPQLNYLHDSFDHYQARQAAGDEVWLYTCVFPQGEYANRFIEQPLLKTRVLHWINYRYGVTGYLHWGYNHWTADDPMTHTTRAHGGPPYLPAGDPWIVYPGKNGPLDSIRHEAMRDGIADYELLAQLGEKDPDAARELAARIVKGFDQYEPDVAVFRAARRELLERLSQ